The following DNA comes from Croceicoccus sp. YJ47.
TGGTCGTATGGCGCAGAAAAGCCTGAGACAGGAGGGAAGGCGACGCCGCATTGATGGCATTGCTTCGCCAGAAAATGTCGGGATCGAGGTCGTCCGCAAGATCGGGCTCAAAAATCGCCGCACTATTGACGAGGACGTTCCAGCCCGGGACGCGCACGGCAAGGTCGGCGACAAAGCGATCGATCGTTTCGAGCTTGGAAAGATCTGCTGACACGACGTCCGCGCTTGGCAGTGAGTTCGCCAGCGCATGCGCCGCTTCGGTCGATCGGTTGCAGTGAATCAGGACGTGGAACCCCGCCTTCGAAAAATGGCGCACGATCGTCGCGCCCAATCGCCGGGCGCCGCCGGTGACCAGGACCGTGGGACAGCCGATCTGCTTCTGCTCTTTGCGAGACATTCGCCCTATCTATACCAGATGGTCACGATGCCAAGCCATGGTATGGAATTGACGCGATCGCGTGAGGCGAGGCAGTCTTCGTGTCGAAGCTGTATTGACCGGACAATCCATCGGGTGCATGGGAGCGAGCGAAGGCTCGGATCGCACTCAAACGCGGTCCGCATCACAGCAGCGCCTTACAGCTGCGGGTGTAGCTCAATGGTAGAGCAGCAGCTTCCCAAGCTGACGACGAGGGTTCGATTCCCTTCACCCGCTCCAGCACTGCCTTCTCAAACATCTCGGAAACTCTATAAACCTTTGGGAATCTAAGAGTTTCTGGCGTGCGATTATCCTGCATTTGCCCGGCTAGTCTCGCCAATTCCCGCTGATTTGGGGACTGCGTTGATGGCATGCAGCTCTCTGGCAATTTGACTGTTCCCAATCCGGGCGCGGTTTCTAATTAAGCGTCCGAGATCGAGGGGCTAAAAAACGTCGAAATTCGCAAAGGCTGGGCTGGTTCGAAAGCTTATAATTGAGCGGATCGTAAGCCCCCTTCCTTTCGGAGTGGTTCAAGCGGCGTCTGACTATGGCAGCCTTGGCACCGGCGAAGGTCAAGCGGTGCGAATACCTTCTATCAGCACTCAACGGCTTTACCGGCGTTCAGTCGACCGCGGCATCGAGCGAGCCGATACGCTTCCCTTCGCCGAATCGAGAGCGAGGGCAGCCATCGGGCAGGCCATTTATACACGAGGGCAAAGCTTGCGTCGCCAATACTGACAACGCATCTGCCAGTACAATAGCTGGCAAGGATCGGCCCGCTCCCGCGAAACGTCGCGCGCGGGTGTTCTTATTCCGGCGCCCCGCCGACGGCCTCGTAAAGACCCACCACAGCCGTGAGCTCATCGGCCTTCACCTGCACCAGTGACAGCTCGACCCCGAGCAGGGCGCGCTGTGCATCGACCTGCTCGATATAGGGCGTGTAACCCGCGCGGTAGCGATTGCGCGCGTGGCGCAGCGCATCGGCCACGGCCGTCTGCTGGGCTGCGAGCGCATTTTCCTGATCTCTCAGATTGGCGAGCGCGGCCATGCGGTCCTCGACCTCGCGAAAGGCATTCAGGACCGTCGAGCGATAGGCAAAGGCGGCCTGATCGCGCTGCGCCGTCGCACCGTCAAGCTGTGCCTGCAACCTACCGCCCTGAAAGATCGGCGCGAGGATGCTGCCGCCCAGCGACCATACACCAATGGGATCGGCAAGCAGGTCGGAGAGCACCACACCGGCCGTCACGCCCAGATCGATCGAGGGCATGAAATCGGCGCGGGCCATGCGCATTCTGGCGTCGAGCGCCGCGATGCGATATTCCGCGGCCGCGACATCGGGACGGCGACGCAGCAGTTCGGACGGCAAGGTTTCGGGGGGAGCGGGCTGGCGCAAATCCTTCAGCGTACCGCCACGGTCGATGGCGCCCGGCACTTCCCCTGTCAGCACCGACAAGGCATTTTCCTGCCGCACGATCTGCGCCTTGAGTTGCGGGACGAGTTGGGCGGTCGCTTGATACTCGGCCTCGGCCTGGCGGAGCGGCAGCTGCGAGGTATAGCCGACTTCGGCCCGGTCGCGGGCGAATTTCACCGCCTCCTGCCGCGCCGCCAGAGTTTCCTCCAGTACGGCCAGCCGCTTGTCGAGCGCCAGGAGCGTGATGTAGCCGGTGGCCGTCGCCGCGCTCACCGAAAGTCGCGCGGCCTCTTCGCTCGCAGCGCTCGCGGCGACACCAGCCTCGGCGGCGTCCACGCGCGCAGCATTCTTGCCGAACAGGTCGAGTTCGTAGGACGCACGAAACGCAGGCTGCGCGGCGACGATCGTCTGACCCTGACCGAAGGGGGAAACCTCCCGCCGGATCGCGCCCTCGACCCCTGCGCCAAGCGAGGGGAGGAGGTAGCCGCGCGAACCCAGTTCGGTCGCGCGCGCTTCCTCCACACGGGCCGCGGCGATCCGCACGTCGGGATTGTTACGCCGCGCCTGCTCGACGAGACGCGACAGCGCCGGATCGCCGAACGCGTTCCACCAGTCCTGCTCGACCGGGGCGGTGACCCGCAGGCTCGTCCGCCACGCCGTCGGCGGCGCAACCGCCGCGCCGGGCGGGGCATCCTGCAAAGTGGGAGCGCAAGCGCCAAGGGCGAGGGCGGATGCGGCCATCAGGAAGAGCGGTCTGCGCGTCACGACCTGTCCTCCGTATGGACGGTGGCGATGACGGACATGCCCGGGCCGAGCCGGCGGGCGGCTTCCTGTCCCTTGTCAAGCACGATCCGGACGGCGATACGCTGGGGCACCTTCACAAAATTGCCTGCGCCCGTGTCCGGCTTCACCAGGCTGAATTCGCTGCTGGCGGCAGGTGCGATACTCTGCACGCGGCCGGACAGTACGATACCGCCCAGCGCGTCGATCTCGAGCGTTGCGCGCTGGCCCACTGCCATGTTCGCGGTTTGCGTTTCCTTGAAATTGGCCACCACCCAAAGATCGTCGGGCACGATATACATGAGCTGCGTGCCTGCGCTCACAAGCTGACCGACGCGCGCGGTAACCTCGCTCAACCGCCCGGCACGAGGCGCGCGGATCTCCGTGCGTGAAAGTTCGAATTCGGCCAGCCCTTTCGACGCTTCCGCGCCGGCAACCTGCGCTTCGAGAGCGCCTCGACCGACGGTGACCGACCGCACGCTCTCTGCCGCGATGGAGCGCTGTGCCTGCGCCTGCCTCACTCCGGCCTGCGCCTGTTGCAGGGCCGCGCGCGCCTGATCGCGTTCGCGCAGGGACACCGATCCTTCGTCGACCAGTTCGGCAACGCGGTTCATGTCGGCCTGCGCCTTCTGCAATCCGGCACGCGCGGACGCCACCGCTGCATCCTGGAGTTCGAGCTGCGCCTGTGCCGAGCGCAGGCTCTGCGCGCTATTGGCGAGGGTGGCCTGTTGCGCCGCCGTGTTGGCAGCGCCCTGCAGGACCTTTTCCTGGAACGGGGCATCGTCGATCCGGGCGAGCAGATCGCCCTCCTTCACCCGCTGAAAATCCACGACCGGCACCTCGACGAGATAGCCCGCGACCTGCGGGCTGACCACCGTCGTTCGTCCGCAGACATAGGCATTGTTGGTCGTTTCGTCGCCGCCGCCGAAGGGTGGAAGGCCCCAGGCGAAAAGCGCGGCGAACACGCCGACCAGAATGACCGCGACGGCGATTACGATGCGTCGGCGCGAGGGGTTGGGCGACCATCCTGTCTCCTGCTCCGGCGCGGGCGTTTCGACGGTGATGGTCTCTTCTTCGATGTCAGACGGGGTCGAATTCGTCATTGTCTGGTCCTTGTGAGCATGGCCTCCAGGAAGGCCAATTCCTTGGCGAGCGGGTTACGCCCGCGTATCCGGTTGATGAGCCAGGGCACAAAGACGACGACGAAAGTCACCGCCGAAAGCGTGCCGATAAGGAAAAACACGTCGTTGAAGGCGAGCACCGCGGCTTCGCGCCCTACTTCCTGCGACACGCTGGCTGCTGCGGTCATCTGTTGCAGCGCGGGATCGCCCTGAAGCGGTGCGGCATTCCTCGCGGCATTGCCTATCGCCTGTCCCAGTAGCGGGTTCGCAAGCGTGAGCGTGCCGCCGGCATCGATCAGATGCATCTTCAACCGCACCGTGTGAAACGCGGAGAGGAGCGCGTTCCCGGCAAGCCCGCCGACCGATTGCGAGAGCGAGAAGATCGCAATGAAACCGATGACATAGCTCTGTCCCGCGGCCAGCGCGCGCAAGAGGCCCTCCATCATGATCGGCCCCATGGCAAAAACTGCCCCGAACGCAATTGCGGCCTGCGTGAGGTAGAGATCCTGCGGCCGCGTCATCGTGCCCGTGCGCGTATCGACGAAGGCGGCCACGCCGATGACGAGGATCGCGAAAAGCACCGGCCGGGTAAGATCCTTGGGGTCGAGCCGCGCCATCGACAACGCCATGCCGCCGAACGTCGCCCCGGTCAGGATCCAGAAATAGGTGGTCAATTGTTCGTTGCCATACCCCAGCGTGGCAAACAGACCGCTCGCTCCGAAGCCCTGTTCCGCGACAAGGATGCGCACCGTCGCACCGGTCAGCGCAAGCGCCAGAATGGACCGGCTCGACAGCCAGCTGAGGTCGAGCATGGGGCTTCTGCGGTTCGCCTCAATTAGAAAACACCCGCCCAACCCGATGATCGCGACGACCATCGCATAGCCCAGCCAGGGCGTGTCCCACCATTGTATACGGCCCTGAATGATGAACGCACAGAGCGCCGCAACGCCGATGATGAACAGCGCGATGCTGGGAATGTCGAGCGTCTCGAAAGTCTTCTTGCGAATGCCCGGTGGCAGGCGGAGCAGGTAGACCATACCGAAACCCAGCAGCGACAGCGCGAACTGAAACTGAAAGACATGGGTGATGTCGCCATCCACCAGCAAGGCCGGAGACAGCGCGCGGGTGAGCGGGAATGCGACCTGCGTCATGCCCAGCGAAATCACCAGTCCGCCCACGCGCATCGCGGCGGGCAACCCCTGCATGAGATAGTAGATGGCAAGCGCCGACAGCCCGCTTGCCGTAATGCCCGCAACCGCCCGCGCAGCAAGTTCGGGGTAGTATCCGGGCTCGATCATCTGCACGAAATTGGCCGTGACCAGCCCTGCCATCGCCCAGCGTACGAAAGGCTGAATGCCGAATTCCTGCCGCACCCGGAACAAGAGCATGCTCATCGTCGCATAGGTCGAATAGAACGCAACCGTGAACCAGCCCGCTTCGACGGGCGTCAACGCGAATTCGGCCTGCAACGCGGGCGAATTGGCGAGGAGGAAACCGTTCTGCGCGCCGGCGAGCAATCCCATGAACATGCCGATCAGCAGATAGGCCGCCCGGCGCCCCGGCGGGTTGTCGGGATTGGCCGGGGACCCGGGAAGGATCGGCATTTCGTGCGGTTTGAAGCGATAGCCGCCGACATGGTCGATGAGCGTGTCGTGGTCGGTCACAGCGCCAGCGCTCCTTCCACCAGCGTCGCTTCCAGCGCCGCTGCGAATTGCGCGTCATCCCCCATGTCGGCCCCCATGTCCGCGACGAGCCTGCTCAGCCGTTCGCGCCGCGCGACCGTGCTGGCGGCGGAATAGATGAAATTGGCGACCCGGAACTGCAGATGCTCCGTTTCTGTGGGCCGCTCGTCCGCCGCGGCCTGCGCAAGGGCAATGAAATGGCGGTGCAGCGGTAGCGAAAGCGTCTCGAGCAGCCATAGCGACCGGTCGGTGTCGACGGTGATGTCACGCAGCAAAAGCCGGGGCACCTCCGGGCGATCGAGCAGATAGGCCAGAAAGACGCGTGCCGAATGGTCCAGCCGGTCCTGCGCATTCGCACCGTCCATCTCGCCGAGAGCCTGATCGAGCGCCGCGCGAAGGTCGCCCGATGCCTGCGAAACGATCTCCTTCCACAGGCCGGTCTTCCCGCCGAAGCGATAGGAAATCAGCGCGACATCGACGCCGGCATCCTTCGCGATTTCGCGCAGGGACGTCGCCTCGAAACCCTGCGCTGCAAAGCGATGCAGCGCGGCCATGGAAATTGCCGCACCGGTATCCGCATCTGGTCCTGTCGGACGTCCGCGCCCGCGTCGTTCAGTCATTCGCCGCTCCTTGTGCAGTGCGACATAATACCCGACAGGTAAATATTCAATGACCGTTGAATAAGCCGGCCTCGACACATGCGATGTCGGTCAGTGCCGCCTGACATTTCGGGATATTCGCCCGCCTCCCGCCTCTTGCAAAAAAAGACAATTCGTCGCGAAACAGCGGCCCCGCGCGGGTGCGTCATAGAGGTATCGGTGTCTGTCCTCGGCACAACTTGCCCGCCCGATCACGACCCCCCGTTCGCCTTTAGTATCGTGCGAATGTGATGCGCGCGCCGGATTCGACAGGCGAATACGCAGAGCACAGCGCACAGGCCCATCTCGCTCGTCGCCATCCGACTTGTGCTGTGGACGATGGCGGGCATGTCGCCTGAAAAACAGATTGCCTTGGTTCGAACGGTTTGATGCTTGCCGAAGGCGGAATGGGACGAAACCGGACGCATGTCGGAGACGGGTCAGAATGAGGTCGGCCTCGTCGTTTCTTGCGTCGGAGCAGGCGCGAAAGATTTGGCCCTCGACGACCGTACGGATTATTGTCGCAACTTCGGCCCGGGAACGACAGTACCCATTTTGGTTGCCCTGTTCGGCGCCGTGCCCTGTCGCTACAGGGGACGGCACCTGCCAGCCGATCATCCGGATGTCGCGATATTCCGCGGAGGTGAGGGCGCGCGTGACCGTCGGGCCGTGCTCCGTTTCCCGCCCGAGCGACAGTCCCGGTATTGACATCGCACCGATTGCGGGGGGCACTCGCGATCAGACCAGTTCGTCACGCCGCCCCTTCAATTCAAGCCTGCCGTTCGTGCGATCGCGTGCGAAATCGGGACGGAGTATCGCCTTCGTTCCGGCGGAAGAAGCGCGAGAAATAGGCGGGGTCCGC
Coding sequences within:
- a CDS encoding SDR family oxidoreductase: MSRKEQKQIGCPTVLVTGGARRLGATIVRHFSKAGFHVLIHCNRSTEAAHALANSLPSADVVSADLSKLETIDRFVADLAVRVPGWNVLVNSAAIFEPDLADDLDPDIFWRSNAINAASPSLLSQAFLRHTTTGSQRCVINLIDQKIANTNPDFFSYTMSKHALFAATRMMAMHFACSSDRIYGLCPGAMLPSHDQHDAEHERSSRMNLLHRLTSPDELAQAAVFLAKGYVASGATLFVDSGQHLLSQDRDVLYLAREGGGGR
- a CDS encoding efflux transporter outer membrane subunit, with protein sequence MTRRPLFLMAASALALGACAPTLQDAPPGAAVAPPTAWRTSLRVTAPVEQDWWNAFGDPALSRLVEQARRNNPDVRIAAARVEEARATELGSRGYLLPSLGAGVEGAIRREVSPFGQGQTIVAAQPAFRASYELDLFGKNAARVDAAEAGVAASAASEEAARLSVSAATATGYITLLALDKRLAVLEETLAARQEAVKFARDRAEVGYTSQLPLRQAEAEYQATAQLVPQLKAQIVRQENALSVLTGEVPGAIDRGGTLKDLRQPAPPETLPSELLRRRPDVAAAEYRIAALDARMRMARADFMPSIDLGVTAGVVLSDLLADPIGVWSLGGSILAPIFQGGRLQAQLDGATAQRDQAAFAYRSTVLNAFREVEDRMAALANLRDQENALAAQQTAVADALRHARNRYRAGYTPYIEQVDAQRALLGVELSLVQVKADELTAVVGLYEAVGGAPE
- a CDS encoding HlyD family secretion protein, which translates into the protein MTNSTPSDIEEETITVETPAPEQETGWSPNPSRRRIVIAVAVILVGVFAALFAWGLPPFGGGDETTNNAYVCGRTTVVSPQVAGYLVEVPVVDFQRVKEGDLLARIDDAPFQEKVLQGAANTAAQQATLANSAQSLRSAQAQLELQDAAVASARAGLQKAQADMNRVAELVDEGSVSLRERDQARAALQQAQAGVRQAQAQRSIAAESVRSVTVGRGALEAQVAGAEASKGLAEFELSRTEIRAPRAGRLSEVTARVGQLVSAGTQLMYIVPDDLWVVANFKETQTANMAVGQRATLEIDALGGIVLSGRVQSIAPAASSEFSLVKPDTGAGNFVKVPQRIAVRIVLDKGQEAARRLGPGMSVIATVHTEDRS
- a CDS encoding MFS transporter → MTDHDTLIDHVGGYRFKPHEMPILPGSPANPDNPPGRRAAYLLIGMFMGLLAGAQNGFLLANSPALQAEFALTPVEAGWFTVAFYSTYATMSMLLFRVRQEFGIQPFVRWAMAGLVTANFVQMIEPGYYPELAARAVAGITASGLSALAIYYLMQGLPAAMRVGGLVISLGMTQVAFPLTRALSPALLVDGDITHVFQFQFALSLLGFGMVYLLRLPPGIRKKTFETLDIPSIALFIIGVAALCAFIIQGRIQWWDTPWLGYAMVVAIIGLGGCFLIEANRRSPMLDLSWLSSRSILALALTGATVRILVAEQGFGASGLFATLGYGNEQLTTYFWILTGATFGGMALSMARLDPKDLTRPVLFAILVIGVAAFVDTRTGTMTRPQDLYLTQAAIAFGAVFAMGPIMMEGLLRALAAGQSYVIGFIAIFSLSQSVGGLAGNALLSAFHTVRLKMHLIDAGGTLTLANPLLGQAIGNAARNAAPLQGDPALQQMTAAASVSQEVGREAAVLAFNDVFFLIGTLSAVTFVVVFVPWLINRIRGRNPLAKELAFLEAMLTRTRQ
- a CDS encoding TetR/AcrR family transcriptional regulator, encoding MTERRGRGRPTGPDADTGAAISMAALHRFAAQGFEATSLREIAKDAGVDVALISYRFGGKTGLWKEIVSQASGDLRAALDQALGEMDGANAQDRLDHSARVFLAYLLDRPEVPRLLLRDITVDTDRSLWLLETLSLPLHRHFIALAQAAADERPTETEHLQFRVANFIYSAASTVARRERLSRLVADMGADMGDDAQFAAALEATLVEGALAL